The nucleotide window AAGCTGCAGACCCTGCTGAAATTCGCCATCGCCTGCGGCGTCGGCCCCAGCCTGCGCGTGCTGCAGCGCCGCGCCCGCGACGTGACCAAGCTGCTGCTGCCCTTCGAGCCGACAGAGATCCTGTCGGACCTCGCCTCGCACAAGGCCGCCAATCCCGGCTTCGGTATCGAGGCGGTGCATTTCTTCCCGCTTGGCGGGATCAGGACCAATGCCGCTTGGGCGATTCAGAACGGCGGCGCGGCCGCGGCTCCCGCTCTTCACAAAGAGGTTTAAGAATGACCCGTACCACCATCGAATCAAAGACAAAAACCGTAACCATCGGCTTTGACGAACCCTTCTGCGTGATCGGCGAGCGCATCAATCCCACCGGCCGCAAGAAACTTGCCGCCGAGCTGGAGGCGGGCGACTTTTCAACCGTCGAGCGCGACGCGCTGGAGCAGGTGGCCTGCGGGGCGATGGTGCTCGATGTGAATGCCGGCGTCGTCTACAACTCCAACCCCAACCCCAATGAGACGGAACCGCCGCTGATGGAGGCGATGATCCGGCTGGTGCAGGGGCTGGTCGATGTGCCGCTGTGCATCGACAGTTCCGTTCCCGGCGCGCTGGAGGCGGGGCTGGCCGCGGCCGAGGGCCGGCCGCTGCTGAACTCCGTCACCGGCGAGGAGGAGCGGCTGGAGCTGGTGCTGCCACTGGTCAAGAAATACAACGTGCCGGTGGTCGCCATCTCCAACGATGACACCGGCATCTCGATGGACCCCGAGGTGCGCTTCGAGGTGGCGCGCAAGATCGTGCAGCGCGCCGCAGATTTTGGCATCCCGGCGCATGACATCGTGGTCGATCCGCTGGTGATGCCGGTCGGCGCGCTTGGCGATGCCGGGCGGCAGGTGTTCACGCTGGTGCGGCGGCTGCGCGACGAGCTGGGGGTGAACACCACCTGCGGCGCCTCCAATATCAGCTTCGGCCTGCCCAACCGCCACGGCATCAACGCCGCCTTCCTGCCGATGGCCATCGGCGCGGGGATGACCTCGGCGATCATGAACCCGGTGCGGTCGGTGGAAATGGAGGCGATCCGCGCCGCCAACTTCCTGATGAACCACGATGCGAACGGCACCGAATGGATCCGCTTCGCGCGGGTGCTGGAGGCGGTGAAGGCCGGGCAGGACTTTGCCACCGCCTCGGCCGAGGTCGCCGCCGCAGGCCGCGCAGGGCGCCGCCGCAGCCGGGCTGAAGCGCCCCGGTCCGGGGCCGGAAGGCAGGCGCTGCGCCCCCTGGCCCCAGACCCCGGCGGACCCCTCCGGCCCAACCACACTTGTGCCCGGGGCGGCTTCGTGTATAAGGCCCCATCCTTTCGCAGATTGGCAACCAGCGCAGCCTCTCGTGGCGGGACGCGGAAGGATGGCCCGCCTATGAAGTGCGCTATAGAAACAGGAGCATACATGCCGCTTTACGAGCATGTTCTCATCGCGCGTCAGGATCTGTCCAACGCGCAGGCCGAAGGCCTCGTCGAACACTTCTCGACCGTTCTCGCCGACAATGGCGGATCGGTTGTCGGCTCCGAATACTGGGGCGTGAAGACGATGGCCTACAAGATCAACAAGAACCGCAAGGGCCACTATGCCTTCCTGCGCACCGACGCCCCGGCGGCGGCTGTGCAAGAGATGGAACGCCTGGCCCGTCTGCATGATGACGTGATGCGCGTGCTGACCATCAAGGTCGATGGTCATGACGAAGGTCCGTCGGTGCAGATGCAGCGCCGTGACGACCGGGGCGACCGTCCTGATCGCGGTGACCGGGGCGACCGTCCCGACCGCGGCGATCGCGGTGATCGTGGCGGCGACCGGGGTGACCGGGGCGGCGACCGCGGTGGTGACCGCGGCGGCTTTCGTCGTTGATCTGGGCTTGAGGAAAGGACCATAATCATGGCCAACAAACCGTTTTTCCGCCGTCGCAAGGTCTGCCCGTTCTCGGGCGACAACGCGCCGAAGATCGACTACAAGGACGTCCGCCTGCTGCAGCGCTATGTTTCCGAGCGCGGCAAGATCGTTCCTGCCCGCATCACCGCCGTTTCGGCCAAGAAGCAGCGTGAGCTGGCCCGTGCGATCAAGCGCGCCCGCTTCCTCGCTTTGCTTCCCTACGCCGTGAAGTAAGGAGAGAGGCACATGCAAGTCATCCTTCTGCAACGCGTGGCCAAACTTGGCCAGATGGGCGAAGTCGTCAACGTCAAGGACGGCTACGCGCGCAACTTCCTCTTGCCGCAAGGCAAGGCACTGCGTGCGAACGACGCCAACATCAAGTCGTTCGAGACCCGCAAGGTCCAACTCGAGACCGTCAACCTCGAGACCAGGAAAGAAGCCGAGGCGCTGGCTGAAAAGCTGGACGGCCAGACCTTCGTGGTGATTCGCTCGGCATCGGATGCCGGCGCTCTCTACGGTTCGGTCACGCCGCGCGATGCCGCCGATGCCGCGACCGCGGCCGGCTTCACCGTGGACCGCAAGCAGGTCGTGCTGATCCGTCCGATCAAGGATCTTGGTCTGCATGACGTGTCGGTGGTGCTGCACCCCGAAGTGACCGTGACCATCGTCATGAACGTCGCCCGCTCGGCTGAAGAAGCCGAACTGCAGGCCTCGGGCAAGTCGATCAAGGAACTGGCCGCCGAAGCCGAAGCAGCCGCCGATTTCGAAGTTTCGGAACTGTTCGACGAAATGGGCGCCGAGAACGACTTCGACCCGCGCAACGAACGCTGAGCCGCAAGGCACGCGCAAGATTGGCCGCGTCCGGGGAAACCCGGGCGCGGTCTTTTTGTGGGCTTTGACCCTCAGGCGTCCAGGAATACCAGCCCCAGATCTGCACCAAGCGCGCGCAGTGTCGTCGGCATCTTGTCGGCATCCATCAATGCTGCAGCCCCTGCCCCGACTTTCGGGTCCAGGCTTGCAGGCCAGGCATCGGCCAGCATTGACGCCAGCCTGCTACGGTCAACTTCCTTCAGGCATATCAGTACCGGCTCGTCCAGTGTCCATTCGGAAAAGCTGAACGCTGGCTCAAGCTCGCCCTCGGAATTGACGCAATAACATTTGCAGTGGGTACCATCGGGCTTGGAGATGCAGCCGCACCCCGCCACGCAACTGGTGGTGCACCCCGGTCCGGCTTCGCAGTCGCTCATTATACCATCCTCCTCGATACCGGCGCGTCTCCTGCAGGGCCTAGCCTGCGCACATCCACCGACAGTCGCAATGATACAGGTCAACTGAGGTTGCTCTCCCGAGCGACAAACAAAAGGCCGCCCCTTTCGGAGCGGCCTCATGCAGTCTCAATGCCCGAAGGCCCGAACGATCAGATCTCGTCCAGCGCCTCGATGGCCTTTTGCAGGTCGTCCTTGCCGATCTCCTTGTCGGTGACCTTGGCCCCGGCAACGATGAAGTCCACGACCTTGTCTTCGAAGATCGGGGCGCGCAGCTGCTGCTGCACCTGGGCGTTCTTCTGCACGAATTCGAAGAACGCGCGCTCCTGCCCCGGATATTGCCGCGCCTGCGCCAGAACCGCCTGGGTCATCTCGGCATCGGTCACTTCGATCTTCTCTTTGCGACCGATCTCGGCCAGCAGCAGGCCAAGGCGCACGCGGCGCACGGCAAGCGCCTTGTGCTCGTCCGTCACCTCGACATGGCCGTGGTTGTGGTCATGCACTTCGGGGTTCTCTTCGTGCCAGAGCTGGTGGGCGATCTGGCCGGCTTCGGCCTCGACCAGCGCTTCGGGCAGATCGAAGGTCACGAGGCCATCGAGCTGGTCCAGCAGCGCGCGTTTCAGCACGGCACGGGCAGCGCCCTTGTATTCCGACTCCAGCCGCTCGCTGATCTGGGCCTTCAGTGCGTCCAGATCGTCGGCGCCGAATTTCTTGGCCAGCTCGTCATTGATCTCGGCGGCTTTCGGCGCCTTGACCTCCTTGATCTTGCATTCGAACACGGCGTCCTTGCCGGCCAGATGCGCCGCGCCATATTCGGCGGGGAAGGTCACGGTCACGTTCTTCTCGTCGCCGGCCTTCACGCCGACCAACTGCTCTTCAAAGCCCGGGATGAACGAGCCGGAGCCCAGAACCAGCGGGTAGTCTTCCGCGGCGCCGCCCTCGAAGGCCTCGCCATCGACCTTGCCGAGGAAGTCGATCACCACCTGATCGCCATCCTGCGACGCAGCGGTCTTCTTGCGCGGCTCGAAATCCTGCGAGGATTTGGCAAGGTTTTCCAGCGCTTCGGTCACCGAGGCCTCATCGGCCTTCACCACCAGACGCTCCAGCGTCACCGCCGAGGCATCCAGCTCCGGGATCTCGGGCAGCGCGTCATAGCTCATGGAGACGGTGACATCGTCACCCTCTTTCCAGGTCTCGCCGTCCTGCATCTCGACCTTGGGCTGCATCGCCGGGCGGTCGCCGGTGGCCTCGAAATGGTCCTTCATGGCGCCGTCGATGGCATCCTGCATGGCCTCGCCCATCAGACGCTGCCCATACTGCTTGCGCAGCAGTGCCATCGGCACCTTGCCTTTGCGAAAGCCCTTCATCTCGATCTCGGGCTGTGCCTCGACGAGTTTCTCGGTGACTTTCGTTTCCAGCTCGGCGGCAGTGAGCGTGATGGTGTAGCCGCGCTTGAGGCCGTCTTTCAGGGTCTCGGTGACCTGCATTCTTATCCGTCCTTCTTTCAACACTGGTGCGGGTGGAGGGACTTGAACCCCCACGCCTTGCGGCGCCAGAACCTAAATCTGGTGCGTCTACCAGTTTCGCCACACCCGCAATACCGAAGGAGCGGCCCTGCGTCAGACCGCTCCCAAATCCGCGCCCTTCTAGCAACTCCGCCCCGCCGATGCGAGCACAAAAAGCGGCACCGCTGCGGTCATCAAATTGCTCGCGCGAAACGGGTTCTTCACCTATTCTGCCCCAAAAAGACCAAGGCAGAGCAAAGACAGGATCAGGCCCATGACCGACAGGGATCAGGGGCACGCCAACGGCAGACGAGCCGGAGCGGGCCTTCGTGCCATCGACGGACAGTTCAGTGCATGTCTGGCAGGTGGCACACGGGTGCTGACGCTGGAAGGCGCGCTGCCGGTGGACTATCTCTCGCCGGGCGACCGGGTCGTCACCAGGGGCGGCGCGCGGGTGCTGTGCCGGATTCGCGCCGGGCGGATGACCGGCCAGATGGTGCGGCTGCGCGCCGGGGTTCTGGGCGAGGGCCGGCCCGAGCGAGCGCTGCTGCTGGCGCCGGGCACCGGGTGCTGATCCGTGACTGGCGGGCGCTGGCGCTCTATGGCGCGAGGCAGGCTGTGGTGCCGGTGCGGCGGCTGATCGACGGCGAGTTCATCGCGGCTGTCCGCGTGCAGGACCTGCCGGTCTATGCGCTGGAGTTCGACACCCCGCAGGTGATCTACGCCGAGGGCCTCGAGATCGAGGCGTTGCCGGAACTGGTGGCGGCGCGTTAGGTCAGGGACCGCAGCACGGCGGTAAGCTGTTCGGGCAGGTCTTCTGCAATCAGGCCGGGGCCAAAGCTGCGCGCCGCCTCGACATGCAGCCAGGCGGCAGCGCTGGCGGCGCTGAACGGCTCCAGCCCGCGCGCCAGCAGGCCGGTTATGAAACCGGCCAACACATCCCCTGCCCCGGCCGTGGCGAGCCAGGGCGCGGCGCGGTCGTAGACGGCGGCGCTGATCGCGGCGCGGCCCGAGGGGGCGGCGATCACGGTATCGGGCCCTTGAGCAGGACGGTGCAGCCTGCGCGGGCGGCGGCCTCGCGGGTGGCATCCACCTTTGAATAGGCCGGGCCGGTGGTGGCAGGGGCGGCAAGCCGTTCCGCGATGTCCGGGAACAGCCG belongs to Frigidibacter mobilis and includes:
- the rpsF gene encoding 30S ribosomal protein S6 codes for the protein MPLYEHVLIARQDLSNAQAEGLVEHFSTVLADNGGSVVGSEYWGVKTMAYKINKNRKGHYAFLRTDAPAAAVQEMERLARLHDDVMRVLTIKVDGHDEGPSVQMQRRDDRGDRPDRGDRGDRPDRGDRGDRGGDRGDRGGDRGGDRGGFRR
- the rpsR gene encoding 30S ribosomal protein S18, coding for MANKPFFRRRKVCPFSGDNAPKIDYKDVRLLQRYVSERGKIVPARITAVSAKKQRELARAIKRARFLALLPYAVK
- the rplI gene encoding 50S ribosomal protein L9 — protein: MQVILLQRVAKLGQMGEVVNVKDGYARNFLLPQGKALRANDANIKSFETRKVQLETVNLETRKEAEALAEKLDGQTFVVIRSASDAGALYGSVTPRDAADAATAAGFTVDRKQVVLIRPIKDLGLHDVSVVLHPEVTVTIVMNVARSAEEAELQASGKSIKELAAEAEAAADFEVSELFDEMGAENDFDPRNER
- the tig gene encoding trigger factor, giving the protein MQVTETLKDGLKRGYTITLTAAELETKVTEKLVEAQPEIEMKGFRKGKVPMALLRKQYGQRLMGEAMQDAIDGAMKDHFEATGDRPAMQPKVEMQDGETWKEGDDVTVSMSYDALPEIPELDASAVTLERLVVKADEASVTEALENLAKSSQDFEPRKKTAASQDGDQVVIDFLGKVDGEAFEGGAAEDYPLVLGSGSFIPGFEEQLVGVKAGDEKNVTVTFPAEYGAAHLAGKDAVFECKIKEVKAPKAAEINDELAKKFGADDLDALKAQISERLESEYKGAARAVLKRALLDQLDGLVTFDLPEALVEAEAGQIAHQLWHEENPEVHDHNHGHVEVTDEHKALAVRRVRLGLLLAEIGRKEKIEVTDAEMTQAVLAQARQYPGQERAFFEFVQKNAQVQQQLRAPIFEDKVVDFIVAGAKVTDKEIGKDDLQKAIEALDEI